One Gossypium hirsutum isolate 1008001.06 chromosome A11, Gossypium_hirsutum_v2.1, whole genome shotgun sequence genomic window carries:
- the LOC121209926 gene encoding disease resistance protein At4g27190 isoform X1, with the protein MGGCFGKELSGNVHSAIEMSYNYLEREELKGTFLLCSIMGHNAATEDLLKYCRGLGLFRGLDTIEKVRRRVLTLVSELKDSSLLLAGSSPERFDMHDVVCEVAIAIASRDRGWLASGKEDVSEEWSDKDRMRTCSLVSLQNTEVIELLDESECPKLTFFFMGSENSSSKMPFFFSMGGVDSSLKIPKNLFEGMKGLKVLNFTGMNLTSLPCSIGCLKTLCTLRLVGCALKDIGILGELVNLEILDLRNSTIRVLPKEIGELRRLKLLDLSGCRNLEVISPNVLSSLSRLEELYLYDSFNGWDWEVEGSENNPRSKASLVELQNLSRLTTLEVHVPDVRAIPKQKLFSRNMERYKISIGEFWSRYDGGMETSRMLKLTTNNRSLQLAHEIKTLLRRTQDLYLRGVEDAMEMLYDPITEGFPHLKHLKVCDVSDIKCVINPSMLVSFLESLFLEGLMNLEAICDG; encoded by the coding sequence ATGCTGCCACTGAAGACTTGCTGAAATATTGCAGAGGCTTGGGTTTATTCCGTGGCCTTGACACAATTGAAAAAGTACGGAGGAGAGTATTGACATTGGTTAGTGAGCTCAAAGACTCTTCTCTGTTACTTGCTGGTTCTAGCCCTGAACGGTTTGACATGCATGATGTTGTTTGCGAAGTGGCCATTGCAATTGCTTCTAGGGACCGTGGTTGGCTTGCTTCCGGAAAAGAGGATGTATCTGAAGAGTGGTCAGATAAGGATAGAATGAGAACCTGCAGTCTTGTTAGCTTACAAAATACTGAGGTAATTGAGCTACTAGATGAGTCCGAATGTCCAAAACTTACCTTTTTCTTTATGGGTAGTGAGAATTCTTCTTCGAAAATGCCATTCTTTTTTTCTATGGGTGGAGTGGATTCGTCTTTAAAAATTCCAAAGAATCTTTTTGAGGGGATGAAAGGACTCAAAGTATTAAATTTTACCGGAATGAATTTGACATCCTTGCCTTGCTCCATTGGTTGCTTGAAAACTCTTTGTACATTGCGTTTGGTAGGTTGTGCTTTAAAAGATATAGGCATCTTAGGAGAGTTAGTAAATTTAGAAATCCTTGACCTCCGTAATTCTACTATTAGAGTGCTCCCAAAGGAAATAGGAGAGTTGAGGAGGCTAAAATTGCTGGACTTGAGTGGTTGTAGAAATCTTGAAGTAATATCACCAAACGTATTGTCAAGTTTATCCAGATTAGAAGAACTCTACTTATATGATAGCTTTAATGGATGGGATTGGGAGGTTGAGGGAAGTGAGAATAATCCAAGGAGCAAAGCTAGTCTTGTTGAGTTGCAGAATTTGTCTCGTCTGACCACTTTGGAAGTACATGTTCCTGATGTGCGAGCTATACCAAAACAGAAGTTGTTTTCTAGAAACATGGAAAGATACAAGATTTCCATTGGAGAATTTTGGAGTCGTTATGATGGAGGGATGGAAACATCAAGAATGTTGAAGCTCACAACCAACAATAGAAGTCTTCAATTGGCCCATGAAATTAAAACGTTATTGAGAAGAACTCAAGATTTATACCTAAGAGGAGTAGAAGATGCCATGGAAATGCTTTATGACCCGATTACTGAAGGTTTTCCACATCTAAAGCATCTTAAGGTATGTGATGTCTCAGATATCAAATGTGTTATTAACCCCAGCATGTTGGTTTCTTTTTTGGAGTCGTTGTTTCTAGAGGGTTTGATGAATTTGGAGGCAATATGTGATGGGTAA